In a single window of the Populus alba chromosome 16, ASM523922v2, whole genome shotgun sequence genome:
- the LOC118044980 gene encoding E3 ubiquitin-protein ligase UPL7, giving the protein MDETPSRKHQVSLRGASAREISRDALLQKVSHERELRNYARRATASAIFIQRVWRRFIVTKKVAGELQLEWEAEAALVKNDLTIMSGSWISTRVLRPFLFFVHCLSTRHHKIRDADIPCLHTCFKLLLESINSTDLGNNFCALALGTPEERRTWTYQSQKLVSLCSIILANCDKSHQRAQDIMVLTSLAMRLLVVLTDQKCWKSIANNSPKDADVAWKDLVRFMARPKSGLYLSIRRYINNLDIHFCPQTSTLAQTDDRFLITASAITLALRPFNVTNFDFIGPDVVDINSAPAQYYLFLLTIPWLTQRLPAVLLPALKHKSILSPCFRTLLILRDNILKEMSEMDQLKILHSSKAIPPVGWALANTICLVTGDENDYVEPGSLNQGLDYAVYVHVVIILAENFLSCLDDGGWTERENQYAQVIAASAEPFGKALCEIETSALKMTYVSLLRPVCQQWHLTKLLAMSKMDAIINGDETLPTKTLKYSGKLNLLGIAYFYSCMLRIFAILNPTVGSLPVLNMLSFTPGFPVTLWEALENLLFPGQGDISVVNDFHTRKVSANKNDGFLKKQQKQPSKDGGNKLVNALHKLTGKSQAGLDHGDSVNGNPSAQVGDDLHDAWDVELLRCGPQKISREMSCLLHLFCGTYSHLLLVLDDIEFYEKQVPFMLEQQQRIASVLNTLAYNGLAHSTSQQDRPLMDSAIRCLHLMYERDCRHQFCPPVLWLSPARKSRAPIAVAARTHEAMSANIKSDDALTVPSMGSVITVTPHVYPFEERVQMFREFINMDKVSRKMAGEFTGPGSRAVEIVVRRSHIVEDGFQQLNSLGSRLKSSIHVSFVSECGLPEAGLDYGGLSKEFLTDISKSAFSPEHGLFSQTSTSERHLIPNPTAKHLENGIQMIEFLGRVVGKALYEGILLDYSFSHVFVQKLLGRYSFLDELSTLDPELYRNLLYVKHYDGDVKDLSLDFTVTEELFGKRHVVELKPGGKDVCVSNENKMQYVHAMADYKLNRQILPFSNAFYRGLADLISPSWLKLFNASEFNQLLSGGDLDIDVDDLRNYTRYTGGYSEGSRTIKLFWEVIKGFEPNERCMLLKFVTSCSRAPLLGFKHLQPSFTIHKVSCDASLWATIGGQDVERLPSASTCYNTLKLPTYKRASTLKAKILYAINSNTGFELS; this is encoded by the exons ATGGACGAAACACCATCTCGCAAGCATcag GTATCTTTAAGAGGAGCAAGTGCAAGGGAGATTTCAAGGGACGCGCTTCTCCAGAAAGTCTCTCACGAAAGAGAGCTACGCAATTATGCTAGACGCGCTACTGCTTCTGCTATCTTTATTCAG AGGGTTTGGAGACGCTTCATTGTAACAAAGAAAGTAGCAGGCGAGCTTCAATTAGAATGGGAAGCAGAAGCAGCATTGGTGAAGAATGATTTAACCATAATGAGTGGTAGCTGGATTTCCACTCGCGTTTTGagacctttccttttctttgttcaCTGTTTATCGACCCGGCATCACAAGATTCGCGATGCAGATATACCCTGCCTCCACACGTGCTTCAAGCTTCTTCTTGAAAGCATCAATTCTACTG ATTTAGGCAACAACTTTTGCGCCCTGGCGCTGGGTACACCAGAAGAGAGAAGAACGTGGACTTACCAATCTCAGAAGCTCGTTTCTCTATGCTCAATTATCCTAGCTAATTGTGATAAATCTCATCAACGGGCTCAAGATATCATGGTTCTTACCTCTCTTGCGATGCGTCTTCTTGTTGTCTTAACTGATCAGAAGTGTTGGAAAAGCATTGCCAACAATAGTCCCAAGGATGCAGATGTAGCATGGAAGGATTTGGTCAGGTTTATGGCAAGACCTAAAAGTGGCTTGTACTTATCCATTAGACGATACATTAACAATTTGGATATTCATTTTTGTCCACAAACAAGCACACTGGCACAGACAGATGATAGATTCTTGATCACTGCAAGTGCAATAACTTTAGCTCTAAGGCCTTTTAACGtgacaaattttgattttattggcCCTGACGTGGTGGACATCAATTCTGCCCCTGCACAGTACTATTTGTTTCTACTCACAATTCCCTGGCTCACTCAACGTCTGCCAGCTGTTCTTCTACCCGCTCTGAAGCACAAGTCTATTCTCTCACCATGTTTCCGGACTCTACTG ATATTgagagataatattttaaaggagaTGTCAGAGATGGATCAATTGAAAATCCTGCATTCTTCCAAAGCAATTCCGCCAGTTGGTTGGGCTCTTGCAAACACCATTTGCCTAGTCACAGGGGATGAGAATGATTATGTGGAACCTGGAAGCCTCAATCAAGGACTGGACTACGCAGTCTATGTCCATGTTGTGATCATTCTTGCTGAAAACTTCTTGTCATGTCTTGATGATGGTGGATGGACTGAAAGGGAGAACCAATATGCTCAGGTCATTGCAGCATCTGCTGAGCCCTTTGGTAAAGCTTTGTGTGAGATTGAAACAAGTGCCTTAAAGATGACATATGTGAGCTTACTCAGACCTGTTTGTCAGCAGTGGCATCTTACAAAACTTTTGGCAATGTCAAAGATGGATGCCATTATTAATGGGGATGAGACTTTGCCCACAAAAACTCTGAAATACTCAGGAAAGTTGAACCTTCTTGGTATTGCATATTTCTATTCTTGCATGCTCCGAATATTTGCAATCTTGAATCCTACAGTTGGGTCATTGCCTGTTCTCAATATGCTGTCATTTACTCCTGGGTTTCCTGTTACCCTATGGGAAGCATTGGAAAATTTACTTTTTCCTGGACAAGGAGACATTTCTGTGGTTAATGATTTTCATACAAGGAAAGTTTCAGCAAACAAAAATGACGGGTTTctcaagaaacaacaaaaacaacccAGTAAGGATGGAGGTAATAAGTTGGTCAACGCACTCCATAAACTTACAGGAAAGTCACAAGCAGGGCTAGATCACGGAGATTCAGTTAATGGAAATCCTAGTGCACAGGTTGGTGACGATTTGCATGATGCTTGGGATGTAGAACTGTTAAGGTGTGGTCCACAAAAGATTTCAAGAGAAATGTCATGTCTTCTTCATTTGTTCTGTGGGACCTACTCACACCTGCTGTTAGTTCTTGATGACATAGAGTTCTATGAAAAACAG GTTCCATTTATGTTGGAGCAACAACAAAGAATTGCATCAGTGCTTAATACCTTAGCATACAATGGCTTGGCCCATAGTACAAGTCAGCAGGATAGGCCCCTTATGGATTCCGCGATCAGATGCTTGCATTTAATGTATGAAAGGGATTGCAGGCATCAGTTCTGCCCCCCTGTTTTGTGGCTTTCACCTGCTAGAAAGAGCCGGGCTCCAATTGCAGTTGCTGCCAGAACTCATGAAGCTATGTCAGCTAATATAAAATCAGATGATGCTCTGACTGTTCCAAGCATGGGTTCTGTAATCACGGTGACTCCACATGTATATCCATTTGAAGAAAG GGTTCAAATGTTTAGAGAGTTCATAAACATGGATAAAGTCTCTAGAAAAATGGCTGGTGAATTTACAGGACCTGGTTCACGAGCTGTGGAGATTGTAGTTCGTCGCAGTCATATTGTTGAAGATGGATTTCAGCAGCTTAATTCTCTTGGGTCAAGGCTGAAGTCATCCATTCATGTTTCATTTGTTAGTGAATGTGGCCTTCCGGAGGCTGGTTTGGATTACGGTGGGCTATCTAAAGAGTTTCTGACAGATATATCAAAATCTGCCTTTTCCCCTGA GCATGGGCTATTTTCACAAACCTCAACTTCGGAGAGACATCTAATTCCCAATCCAACTGCAAAACATCTAGAGAATGGTATCCAGATGATTGAATTTCTCGGAAGAGTTGTTGGGAAAGCTCTTTATGAAGGAATATTACTAGATTACTCCTTTTCACATGTGTTTGTTCAAAAGCTGTTAGGCCGATATAGCTTTCTTGATGAACTATCAACACTTGATCCAGAGCTGTACAGGAATCTCTTGTATGTGAAG CATTATGATGGTGATGTCAAGGACCTCTCCCTTGACTTCACAGTCACTGAAGAATTATTTGGTAAACGGCATGTCGTTGAGCTGAAACCTGGGGGCAAGGATGTTTGTGTGTCAAATGAGAACAAGATGCAGTATGTTCATGCAATGGCTGATTATAAACTCAATCGACAG ATATTGCCCTTTTCAAATGCATTTTATAGAGGGCTAGCTGATCTTATATCACCATCTTGGTTGAAGTTGTTCAATGCAAGTGAATTCAATCAG ttACTTTCAGGTGGTGACCTTGACATTGATGTTGATGATTTAAGAAATTACACACGATACACAGGTGGCTATTCTGAGGGGAGTCGAACAATTAAACTTTTTTGGGAG GTAATTAAAGGATTTGAACCAAATGAACGCTGCATGCTGCTTAAATTTGTGACCAGCTGTTCTCGAGCTCCATTACTTGGGTTCAAACACTTGCAGCCATCCTTTACAATCCATAAG